In Citrus sinensis cultivar Valencia sweet orange chromosome 4, DVS_A1.0, whole genome shotgun sequence, one DNA window encodes the following:
- the LOC102620579 gene encoding cyclic nucleotide-gated ion channel 1-like → MDSQGLQLEEGRTRPPSGERRDGTCSFWENVRNTCSRAKNCIAPIATFLIFILSLPAVSYLTAGLISVALFLVAILSLVMFLQILVPIYWRFAVGEKTFISLRMIAITLDPFFFYIPVLNNQNKCFQLDRNLGITATFLRSFIDLHKLPRIIHLMYVELRGNKEEVKKSAYATARLWIFFLIDILAVLPIPQVLVMLAKSHRMSGRKFLFSMTFFLLQYVLRVIRTYGLLTKNDSTWAIVSFNLFLYMHGGHVFGALWYFLAIEKVTACWKKTCINHHIRCSSRSFYCDDSLRDYKFLDEFCPITTGNKTNYDFGLFEDALQSGIVGVTYFPQKFLHCLRWGLQNLSAFGQNLEASTDILDNIFAICMTNFGVVLFVFLIGKMQSDTERSRSREQKLKEIKQGPSFGRLSSRLQQKIKNYKQQNWIDDKHADVVNLVNNLPQGLRSQVKGELGTELLRNVKEFERWGEKELVDLSDCLNPVFFTDRTRIFREGDPIDEMVFVLEGKLWSHSARNVTIATSSDGHNGKKDYLRYGDFCGEELIAWAQQKVDNPSSSNLPISTTTIQALTEVEGFYLLASDLKNAFIEHRRYQIVRAVRLIQTFWRFRRILRFKMNQRRSINLENSGDVAFTTNQTS, encoded by the exons ATGGA TTCTCAGGGCTTGCAATTAGAGGAAGGTAGGACAAGGCCACCTTCTGGAGAACGTAGAGATGGAACATGCTCATTCTGGGAAAATGTCCGAAATACATGTTCACGTGCCAAAAATTGTATTGCACCTATTGCAACATtcctaattttcattttgtctcTGCCGGCAGTATCCTATTTGACTGCTGGTTTGATATCAGTGGCGTTATTTCTAGTGGCCATATTATCTCTGGTGATGTTTCTGCAAATATTGGTGCCGATTTACTGGCGGTTTGCAGTTGGGGAGaaaacatttatttcattgagGATGATTGCAATAACCTTGGATCCTTTTTTCTTCTACATTCCCGTTCTGAATAATCAAAACAAGTGCTTTCAATTGgacagaaatttgggaattacAGCTACTTTCCTCCGTTCCTTCATCGATCTTCATAAGTTACCCCGAATTATCCATCTGATGTATGTTGAATTACGCGGAAACAAGGAAGAAGTGAAAAAATCTGCATACGCAACCGCACGTTTGTGGATTTTCTTCCTCATTGATATTCTGGCTGTTCTTCCCATCCCCCAG GTGCTAGTGATGCTAGCGAAATCTCATAGAATGAGCGGCaggaaatttttattttcgatgACGTTCTTTCTTCTACAATATGTGCTGAGGGTCATTCGAACCTACGGCTTACTTACCAAAAATGACTCAACGTGGGCCATTGTTTCAttcaatctttttctttacatGCATGGCGGCCAT GTATTTGGAGCATTATGGTACTTTTTGGCCATAGAAAAAGTGACCGCATGCTGGAAGAAAACCTGCATAAATCATCATATTAGATGCAGTAGCAGATCTTTCTACTGTGATGATAGTTTAAGAGACTACAAATTTCTTGATGAATTTTGTCCTATAACGActggaaataaaacaaactacGATTTTGGACTATTTGAAGATGCTCTTCAGTCTGGTATTGTGGGGGTGACATATTTTCCCCAGAAATTCTTGCATTGTTTACGATGGGGCCTACAAAATCTCAG TGCTTTTGGACAGAACCTGGAAGCAAGTACCGATATCTTGGACAACATATTTGCAATTTGTATGACCAACTTTGGCGTGGTGCTGTTTGTCTTTCTAATTGGAAAGATGCAG TCTGACACCGAAAGATCAAGGAGTCGAGAACAGAAATTGAAGGAGATAAAGCAGGGGCCGTCCTTCGGCAGACTCTCTTCTCGACTCCAacagaagataaaaaattataaacagcAGAACTGGATAGACGACAAGCATGCCGATGTAGTTAATTTGGTCAATAATCTTCCCCAGGGTCTTAGAAGCCAAGTAAAGGGAGAGCTGGGCACAGAACTGCTCAGGAAT GTAAAGGAGTTCGAAAGGTGGGGCGAAAAAGAGTTGGTGGATCTGAGTGATTGTCTCAATCCCGTTTTCTTTACTGATCGTACACGCATTTTTCGGGAGGGAGACCCAATTGATGAGATGGTTTTTGTGTTGGAGGGTAAGCTTTGGAGCCACAGCGCCAGAAATGTAACTATAGCCACCTCCTCTGATGGTCATAATGGGAAAAAAGATTATCTCAGATATGGTGACTTCTGCGGAGAAGAACTTATTGCTTGGGCTCAGCAGAAGGTGGATAACCCCTCCTCATCCAACCTCCCCATTTCAACCACAACTATTCAAGCACTTACTGAAGTTGAGGGCTTCTATCTTTTGGCCAGTGACTTGAAAAATGCATTCATTGAGCATCGTCGGTATCAGATTGTTCGGGCCGTTCGTCTCATCCAAACATTTTGGCGTTTCAGGAGGATTTTGCGTTTTAAAATGAATCAAAGACGGAGCATAAATTTAGAGAATTCTGGTGATGTTGCTTTCACTACAAATCAAACTTCTTGA
- the LOC107177775 gene encoding secreted RxLR effector protein 161-like has translation MKDLGRLSFFLGLEVLSASSGYYLSQAKYASDFLARAGLTDSQIASTPLDPNIKFVPSDGTPLSDATLYRQLVGSLVYLTVARPDIAHVVHVVSQFMSAPRFTHYATVIHIMRYLKGTIFHSLHFSANSSLELHGFSDSDWAGDPIARRSTTGICFFLGDLLIYWRSKKQSVVALSTAEAEYQALANATQEVVWLRRLLGDMRVTFNRATSL, from the coding sequence ATGAAAGATCTTGGACGACTTAGTTTCTTCCTTGGACTCGAGGTACTCTCTGCTTCGTCTGGTTACTATCTTTCACAAGCTAAGTATGCTTCTGATTTTCTTGCTAGAGCTGGGTTGACTGATAGTCAGATTGCCTCTACACCTCTCGATCCTAACATTAAATTTGTGCCGTCTGATGGAACACCACTCAGTGATGCTACTCTTTATCGACAATTGGTTGGAAGTTTGGTTTATTTAACAGTGGCACGACCTGATATAGCCCATGTTGTTCATGTTGTTAGTCAGTTTATGTCGGCTCCTCGTTTTACTCACTATGCAACTGTCATTCATATCATGCGCTATCTTAAAGGGACTATATTTCATAGTCTCCACTTTTCAGCCAATTCTTCTTTAGAACTGCATGGTttttctgattctgattgGGCAGGTGATCCTATTGCTCGACGTTCTACCACCGGCATTTGCTTCTTTTTAGgtgatttacttatttattggCGTAGTAAGAAACAAAGTGTTGTTGCTTTGTCTACTGCTGAGGCTGAGTACCAGGCCCTTGCTAATGCAACTCAAGAGGTTGTTTGGCTTCGTCGATTACTAGGGGACATGAGAGTTACCTTTAATAGAGCTACATCTCTTTAA